In a genomic window of Micromonospora cremea:
- a CDS encoding DUF1206 domain-containing protein, translated as MSLTRSAEATASRTADSRWLELLARAGFIGYGIVHLLFAWLALQIAFGTSSDDGDQSGALRTLSAQPLGKFLVIATAVGLLAMAIWQALEAAVGHRAERGRERVVERLASAGRTIVYLYFAWTAFKVFKDASSNSADQQEALTGKLMTSSGGRWLVGLAGLVLAAIGVGLVIYGLVKRFEKHLKTGEMSPRARKLARRLGIAGYVAKGIAYGIAGLLIIVAAVNYDPEKARGLDAALHTLREQSYGTILLSLVALGIAAFGLFCFLQSRYRKV; from the coding sequence ATGTCACTCACCCGTAGCGCCGAAGCCACCGCCTCCCGTACGGCGGACAGCCGGTGGCTGGAACTCCTCGCCCGGGCCGGCTTCATCGGCTACGGCATCGTGCACCTGCTCTTCGCCTGGTTGGCGTTGCAGATCGCATTCGGTACGTCGTCCGACGACGGCGACCAGTCCGGCGCCCTGCGGACCCTCTCCGCCCAGCCGCTGGGCAAGTTCCTGGTCATCGCCACCGCGGTGGGCCTGCTCGCCATGGCGATCTGGCAGGCGCTGGAGGCGGCGGTGGGGCACCGCGCCGAGCGGGGCAGGGAGCGGGTCGTGGAGCGGCTCGCCTCGGCCGGCCGGACCATCGTGTACCTCTACTTCGCGTGGACCGCGTTCAAGGTCTTCAAGGACGCCTCGTCCAACAGCGCCGACCAGCAGGAGGCGTTGACCGGCAAGCTGATGACCTCCAGCGGTGGTCGCTGGCTGGTCGGCCTGGCCGGGCTGGTGCTCGCCGCGATCGGTGTGGGTCTGGTGATCTACGGCCTGGTCAAGCGGTTCGAGAAGCACCTGAAGACCGGCGAGATGAGCCCCAGGGCCCGCAAGCTGGCCCGCCGGCTGGGCATCGCCGGGTACGTCGCCAAGGGCATCGCGTACGGCATCGCCGGCCTGCTGATCATCGTGGCGGCGGTCAACTACGACCCGGAGAAGGCCCGCGGGCTGGACGCCGCGCTGCACACGCTGCGCGAGCAGTCGTACGGCACGATCCTGCTGAGCCTGGTCGCCCTCGGCATCGCCGCCTTCGGCCTCTTCTGCTTCCTCCAGTCCCGGTACCGCAAGGTCTGA
- a CDS encoding mechanosensitive ion channel family protein — protein MERYLETAVAALAAAAVALFLVEVVHRITRRFGRRSLLMTELTDHAHRPFQVAATVLAVQFAARFSTGYAVGEGWRRLLLHLLILGVIATVAWLVASLLVVVEDTALARFRVDVPDNRHARRVRTQVVMLRRLTIAVIVILAVGVMLMTFPSVRGIGAGVLTSAGVVGVVAALAAQSLLGNVFAGLQLAFSDAVRLDDVVVVEGEWGRIEELTLSYVVVQIWDDRRLILPTSYFTSKPFQNWTRTEAAVLGTAEFDVDWAVPVQTMREELRRLVEGTELWDGRVCVLQVTDATGGTVRVRALVSAADAGSLWDLRCLVREHLVAWIRDNRPTAMPRLRTELGDASSDLPWQWVQPRRPVRRLTDTEVPDDARVFGGSDDGDARSEAFVGPEEAPAPRP, from the coding sequence GTGGAGAGGTATCTCGAAACGGCCGTCGCCGCGCTCGCCGCGGCGGCGGTCGCTCTGTTCCTGGTTGAGGTCGTCCACCGGATCACCCGGCGGTTCGGCCGCCGGTCACTGCTGATGACCGAGCTGACCGACCACGCGCACCGGCCGTTCCAGGTCGCCGCGACGGTGCTCGCGGTGCAGTTCGCCGCCCGGTTCAGCACCGGGTACGCGGTCGGCGAAGGCTGGCGCCGGCTGCTGCTGCACCTGCTCATCCTCGGCGTCATCGCCACCGTGGCCTGGCTGGTGGCCTCGCTGCTGGTCGTCGTGGAGGACACCGCGCTGGCCCGGTTCCGGGTCGACGTGCCGGACAACCGGCACGCCCGGCGCGTACGGACCCAGGTGGTGATGCTGCGCCGGCTGACCATCGCGGTGATCGTGATCCTGGCCGTCGGCGTGATGCTGATGACGTTCCCGAGTGTGCGCGGCATCGGCGCCGGCGTGCTGACCTCCGCCGGTGTGGTCGGTGTGGTGGCCGCGCTGGCCGCGCAGAGCCTGCTCGGCAACGTGTTCGCCGGCCTCCAACTCGCCTTCAGCGATGCGGTCCGGCTCGACGACGTGGTGGTCGTCGAGGGGGAGTGGGGCCGGATCGAGGAGTTGACCCTCAGCTACGTGGTGGTGCAGATCTGGGACGACCGGCGGCTGATCCTGCCCACCTCGTACTTCACCAGCAAACCGTTCCAGAACTGGACGCGGACCGAGGCGGCGGTGCTCGGCACCGCCGAGTTCGACGTGGACTGGGCGGTGCCGGTGCAGACGATGCGGGAGGAGCTGCGCCGCCTGGTGGAGGGCACCGAGCTGTGGGACGGCCGGGTCTGCGTGCTGCAGGTGACCGACGCGACCGGCGGGACGGTCCGGGTGCGCGCGCTGGTCAGCGCCGCCGACGCCGGCAGCCTGTGGGATCTGCGCTGCCTGGTCCGCGAGCACCTGGTGGCGTGGATCCGGGACAACCGCCCCACCGCGATGCCCCGGTTGCGCACCGAGCTGGGTGACGCCAGCAGCGACCTGCCCTGGCAGTGGGTGCAGCCGCGGCGGCCGGTGCGCCGGTTGACCGACACCGAGGTGCCCGACGACGCGCGCGTGTTCGGCGGCAGCGACGACGGCGACGCCCGCAGCGAAGCCTTCGTCGGCCCCGAAGAAGCCCCAGCACCCCGCCCCTGA
- a CDS encoding phage holin family protein: MADVANARTSQNGSEPSTAELVQRAAEQVSRLVRDELALARAELTQKGKHAGIGIGLFGAGGALAFFGLGALVATAILLLDLVLPAWAAALIVAVALFLLAGILALVGKKQVSRAVPPVPAATVRSLRADVDTVTAAVKDRGRA, encoded by the coding sequence ATGGCTGACGTGGCGAACGCCCGCACATCCCAGAACGGGAGCGAGCCCTCCACCGCCGAGTTGGTGCAGCGGGCCGCCGAGCAGGTCTCCCGTCTGGTGCGGGACGAACTGGCGCTGGCCCGGGCGGAGTTGACCCAGAAGGGCAAGCACGCCGGCATCGGGATCGGTCTGTTCGGCGCAGGCGGCGCGCTCGCGTTCTTCGGCCTGGGCGCCCTGGTCGCCACGGCGATCCTGCTGCTCGACCTGGTGCTGCCCGCCTGGGCCGCCGCGCTGATCGTGGCGGTGGCCCTCTTCCTGCTGGCCGGCATCCTCGCCCTGGTGGGAAAGAAGCAGGTCAGCCGTGCGGTCCCGCCGGTTCCAGCGGCCACGGTCCGCAGCCTCCGCGCTGACGTGGACACCGTCACCGCCGCAGTGAAGGACAGGGGACGCGCATGA
- a CDS encoding DUF3618 domain-containing protein, with product MTGNGTGDTEALREEIRRTRVELGETMEALAAKADVKARLKESAGQARERVREQAAQTVARVRGQAAQNVARVRGQAARRAEVARTQAHEKGGLVRAQAHEKGELVRRNPVPWAAIAAGAVATVVVLMIVRGRRR from the coding sequence ATGACGGGCAACGGGACGGGCGACACCGAGGCGCTCCGCGAGGAGATTCGTCGCACCCGGGTCGAGCTGGGCGAGACGATGGAGGCGCTGGCCGCCAAGGCGGACGTCAAGGCGCGCCTGAAGGAATCCGCCGGGCAGGCGCGGGAGCGGGTGCGCGAGCAGGCGGCGCAGACCGTGGCCCGGGTGCGCGGGCAGGCGGCACAGAACGTGGCCCGGGTTCGCGGGCAGGCCGCGCGCCGCGCCGAGGTGGCGCGGACGCAGGCGCACGAGAAGGGCGGGCTGGTGCGGGCGCAGGCCCACGAGAAGGGCGAGTTGGTTCGACGCAACCCGGTGCCATGGGCGGCCATCGCCGCCGGTGCGGTGGCCACCGTGGTGGTGCTGATGATCGTGCGGGGGAGGCGTAGGTGA
- a CDS encoding DUF4235 domain-containing protein gives MSKGIGRAAYRPAGVLLGIAAGAMAGAIFRQVWKVTAGDGEAPSATDEDRGWGEILAAAALQGAIFAVVRAAVDRGGAVGVRRMTGHWPD, from the coding sequence GTGAGCAAGGGCATCGGCAGGGCCGCGTACCGACCGGCCGGCGTGCTGCTGGGTATAGCCGCCGGTGCGATGGCCGGCGCGATCTTCCGGCAGGTCTGGAAGGTCACCGCGGGCGACGGCGAGGCGCCCAGCGCCACCGACGAGGACCGCGGCTGGGGCGAGATCCTGGCCGCCGCGGCGTTGCAGGGGGCCATCTTCGCGGTGGTCCGGGCCGCCGTGGACCGGGGCGGCGCGGTCGGCGTCCGCCGGATGACCGGCCACTGGCCGGACTGA
- a CDS encoding cold-shock protein — translation MAQGTVKWFNADKGFGFITVDGGGADVFVHFSAIQTSGYRTLEENQRVEFEIAQGQKGPQAEQVRPI, via the coding sequence ATGGCGCAGGGAACCGTGAAGTGGTTCAACGCTGACAAGGGCTTCGGCTTCATCACCGTCGACGGCGGGGGTGCTGACGTGTTCGTCCACTTCTCGGCCATCCAGACCAGCGGCTACCGCACGCTGGAGGAGAACCAGCGGGTGGAGTTCGAGATCGCTCAGGGTCAGAAGGGCCCGCAGGCTGAGCAGGTCCGTCCCATCTGA
- a CDS encoding aldo/keto reductase: MEQRSFNRLGRTVGMVGLGAWQLGADWGTVSEDDAMAVLAAAVDAGVTFLDTADVYGDGRSEQLIGRFLRSRPDAGLTVATKMGRRVEQRPEAYTLTNFRQWTDRSRANLGMDTLDLVQLHCPPTAVFADDGVFDALDTLVAEKAIAGYGVSVETCDQALTAIARPGVASVQIILNAVRHKPLEQVLPAAAAAGVGIIARVPLASGLLSGRYDEHTEFPADDHRNYNRHGEAFDVGETFSGVDFERGLAAVRRLAPLVDADRTMAQFALRWVLDQPGVTVVIPGARDADQARRNAAAADLPPLSTGQLAGVREVYDELIRPQVHDRW, from the coding sequence ATGGAACAGCGCAGCTTCAACCGGCTCGGCCGGACCGTCGGAATGGTCGGCCTGGGCGCCTGGCAGCTCGGCGCGGACTGGGGCACCGTCAGCGAGGACGACGCGATGGCCGTGCTGGCCGCCGCCGTGGACGCCGGGGTCACCTTCCTGGACACCGCCGACGTGTACGGCGACGGCCGCAGCGAGCAGTTGATCGGCCGCTTCCTGCGCTCCCGGCCCGACGCCGGGCTGACCGTCGCGACCAAGATGGGTCGCCGGGTCGAGCAGCGGCCGGAGGCGTACACCCTGACCAACTTCCGGCAGTGGACCGACCGGTCCCGGGCCAACCTGGGGATGGACACCCTGGACCTGGTCCAGCTGCACTGCCCGCCCACGGCCGTCTTCGCCGACGACGGGGTCTTCGACGCCCTGGACACCCTCGTCGCGGAGAAAGCCATCGCCGGGTACGGGGTCAGCGTGGAGACCTGCGACCAGGCGCTCACCGCGATCGCCCGGCCCGGGGTGGCCAGCGTCCAGATCATCCTCAACGCGGTACGACACAAGCCACTGGAGCAGGTGCTGCCGGCCGCGGCGGCGGCCGGGGTCGGCATCATCGCCCGGGTGCCGCTGGCCAGCGGGCTGCTCTCCGGCCGCTACGACGAGCACACCGAGTTCCCGGCCGACGACCACCGCAACTACAACCGGCACGGCGAGGCGTTCGACGTCGGCGAGACGTTCTCCGGCGTCGACTTCGAGCGGGGGTTGGCCGCCGTACGCCGGCTGGCGCCGCTGGTCGACGCGGACCGCACGATGGCGCAGTTCGCGCTGCGGTGGGTGCTGGACCAGCCGGGCGTCACCGTCGTCATTCCCGGCGCCCGCGACGCCGATCAGGCCCGGCGCAACGCGGCCGCGGCCGACCTGCCGCCGCTCTCTACCGGGCAGCTGGCCGGCGTGCGCGAGGTCTACGACGAGCTGATCCGCCCGCAGGTGCACGACCGGTGGTGA
- a CDS encoding trans-aconitate 2-methyltransferase: MWDPTTYLRYGDERSRPFHDLVARIPAERPRTVVDLGCGPGQLTATLTERWPASRVIGLDSSPEMIDRAAALDAPVDFAVADLRDWRPDGDEDVVVTNAALQWVPGHQALLRRWAVELPAGAWLAMQVPGNFTAPSHRALREVADRPAWRAELAPLLRSDPVDDPADYAELLTGAGCAVDAWETTYVHLLPARPTADHPVLAWMEGTALRPVRAALDAAGWSAFRAELGLRLAAAYPVRQGQVYFPFRRVFVVARTGDRAEENL, translated from the coding sequence ATGTGGGATCCGACGACGTACCTGCGCTACGGCGACGAGCGGTCCCGACCGTTCCACGACCTGGTCGCCCGCATTCCGGCCGAACGGCCCCGCACGGTGGTCGACCTCGGCTGCGGCCCCGGCCAGCTCACCGCCACCCTCACCGAGCGCTGGCCCGCGAGCCGGGTGATCGGCCTCGACTCCTCGCCGGAGATGATCGACCGGGCCGCCGCCCTGGACGCCCCGGTCGACTTCGCCGTCGCTGACCTGCGTGACTGGCGGCCGGACGGCGACGAGGACGTGGTGGTCACCAACGCCGCGCTCCAGTGGGTCCCGGGCCACCAGGCACTGCTGCGCCGCTGGGCCGTCGAGCTGCCCGCCGGCGCCTGGCTCGCCATGCAGGTCCCGGGTAACTTCACCGCTCCCTCGCACCGGGCGCTGCGCGAGGTCGCCGACCGGCCGGCCTGGCGTGCCGAGCTGGCCCCGCTGCTGCGCTCCGACCCGGTCGACGACCCCGCCGACTACGCCGAGCTGCTGACCGGTGCCGGCTGCGCGGTGGACGCCTGGGAGACTACCTACGTGCACCTGCTGCCGGCCCGGCCCACCGCCGACCATCCGGTGCTGGCCTGGATGGAGGGCACCGCGTTGCGCCCGGTCCGCGCGGCCCTGGACGCCGCCGGCTGGTCCGCCTTCCGGGCCGAGCTGGGGCTACGACTCGCCGCCGCGTACCCGGTGCGGCAGGGTCAGGTGTACTTCCCGTTCCGTCGCGTCTTCGTCGTCGCCCGCACCGGCGACCGTGCCGAGGAGAACCTGTGA
- a CDS encoding adenosine deaminase — MTDLPAFIAGLPKVELHVHHVGSASPRIVAELAARHEGRTPVPADPEALANYFEFRDFAHFVEVYLSVVDLIRDPEDVWILTHEVARELARQHVRYAELTITPYSHVHRGIPAPAFCEAIEDARKRASVDFGLDLRWCFDIPGEAGLPAAEETLRIALEERPDGLISFGLGGPEIGVPRPQFRPYFDQARAAGLRSVPHAGETTGPQTVWDALNELGAERIGHGISAAQDPQLLAYLAERQIGMEICPTSNVRTRAVASLDEHPLPRLVEAGLLVTINSDDPPMFGTTLNDEYAVAARLLGMGPQGLAGLARNAVTASFLDTAGKQRITAEIDAHLAAAG; from the coding sequence GTGACCGACCTGCCCGCCTTCATCGCCGGACTGCCCAAGGTGGAGCTGCACGTGCACCACGTCGGCTCCGCCTCGCCCCGCATCGTCGCCGAGCTGGCCGCCCGGCACGAGGGACGCACCCCCGTGCCGGCCGACCCGGAGGCGCTCGCGAACTACTTCGAGTTCCGCGACTTCGCGCACTTCGTCGAGGTCTACCTGAGCGTGGTGGACCTCATCCGCGACCCCGAGGACGTCTGGATCCTCACCCACGAGGTGGCCCGGGAGCTGGCCCGCCAGCACGTCCGGTACGCGGAGCTGACCATCACCCCGTACTCGCACGTGCACCGGGGGATCCCCGCGCCGGCGTTCTGCGAGGCGATCGAGGACGCCCGCAAGCGCGCCTCGGTCGACTTCGGCCTCGACCTGCGCTGGTGCTTCGACATCCCCGGCGAGGCGGGCCTGCCGGCGGCCGAGGAGACGCTGCGCATCGCGCTGGAGGAGCGGCCGGACGGGTTGATCAGCTTCGGCCTGGGCGGCCCGGAGATCGGCGTACCCCGGCCGCAGTTCCGGCCCTACTTCGACCAGGCCCGTGCCGCCGGGCTGCGGTCGGTGCCGCACGCGGGCGAGACCACCGGCCCGCAGACCGTCTGGGACGCGCTGAACGAACTGGGCGCCGAGCGGATCGGGCACGGCATCTCCGCCGCACAGGACCCGCAGCTGCTCGCGTACCTGGCCGAGCGGCAGATCGGAATGGAGATCTGCCCGACGTCCAACGTGCGGACCCGTGCGGTGGCCAGCCTCGACGAGCACCCGCTGCCCCGGCTGGTCGAGGCCGGGCTGCTGGTCACCATCAACTCCGACGACCCGCCGATGTTCGGCACCACCCTCAACGACGAGTACGCGGTGGCGGCCCGGCTGCTCGGGATGGGCCCGCAGGGGCTGGCCGGGCTGGCCCGCAACGCGGTGACCGCGTCGTTCCTCGACACGGCCGGCAAGCAGCGGATCACCGCGGAGATCGACGCCCACCTCGCCGCCGCCGGCTGA
- a CDS encoding HAMP domain-containing sensor histidine kinase has translation MCSLVALAFLIPLGLSLREQTRAEAIGDAARRSALVTGALAVSTEPAVVERAVVASGEGAPARPVVHGLGLDESAGRAGDADLDRARADRRSLIADVDGGVVRLDPVVLGDRTAVVEVFVPDSALGEGAGGTWLLLLAVGAAMAGAAVLVVDRVAARAVDSTRGLVKAALSIGDGDLGVRVEPTGPRELAEAGYAFNRMADRLDAARTDERELVADLSHRLRTPLTVLRLDAEALESDDTSVGSFSEAELDRRRGIRRIRQAIVTLEGEIDVLIKTTRKAVALEAGPAMCDVSEVVRDRMVFWAALAGDQNRPHRVIGAQLRIPAPVPRAELAAALDAVIGNVFRYTPQGTAFEVAVSRRDGYVAIRIDDAGPGIVNPDRALRRGTSDQGSTGLGLDIAKRVSLQANGSVSIDRARLGGASVVMLLADPEATPRQVNRFGLVGRMARDARDQKATGRRWPRQRPTDG, from the coding sequence ATGTGCAGCCTCGTCGCGCTCGCCTTCCTGATCCCGCTCGGCCTGAGTCTGCGTGAGCAGACCCGGGCGGAGGCGATCGGTGACGCCGCCCGACGCAGCGCGCTGGTGACCGGGGCGCTGGCGGTCAGCACCGAGCCCGCGGTGGTCGAGCGGGCCGTGGTGGCCAGCGGCGAGGGCGCACCGGCCCGACCGGTGGTCCACGGGCTGGGTCTCGACGAGTCCGCCGGCCGGGCCGGCGACGCCGACCTGGACCGGGCACGTGCCGACCGGCGCTCGCTGATTGCCGACGTCGACGGCGGGGTGGTCCGGCTCGACCCGGTGGTCCTCGGTGACCGGACGGCCGTGGTCGAGGTGTTCGTGCCGGACTCGGCGCTGGGCGAGGGTGCCGGCGGCACCTGGCTGCTGCTGCTCGCGGTCGGCGCGGCGATGGCCGGCGCGGCGGTGCTGGTGGTCGACCGGGTCGCCGCCCGCGCGGTGGACTCGACCCGGGGGCTGGTCAAGGCCGCTCTCTCGATCGGCGACGGCGACCTGGGGGTACGCGTCGAGCCGACCGGCCCACGCGAGCTGGCCGAGGCCGGGTACGCCTTCAACCGGATGGCCGACCGGCTGGACGCGGCCCGCACCGACGAACGGGAGTTGGTGGCCGACCTGTCGCACCGGTTGCGTACCCCGCTGACCGTGCTGCGGCTGGACGCGGAGGCGTTGGAGTCCGACGACACCAGCGTGGGTTCGTTCTCCGAGGCGGAGCTGGACCGGCGGCGGGGCATCCGGCGGATACGGCAGGCGATCGTCACCCTGGAGGGTGAGATCGACGTGCTGATCAAGACCACCCGCAAGGCGGTGGCACTAGAGGCCGGGCCGGCGATGTGTGACGTCAGCGAGGTGGTCCGGGATCGGATGGTGTTCTGGGCGGCGCTGGCCGGCGACCAGAACCGGCCGCACCGGGTCATCGGCGCGCAGCTGCGCATCCCCGCGCCGGTGCCGCGTGCCGAGCTGGCCGCCGCGCTGGACGCGGTGATCGGCAACGTCTTCCGCTACACGCCGCAGGGCACCGCGTTCGAGGTGGCCGTGTCCCGCCGGGACGGCTACGTGGCGATCCGGATCGACGACGCCGGCCCCGGCATCGTCAACCCGGACCGGGCGCTGCGGCGGGGCACCAGCGACCAGGGCTCGACCGGGCTCGGCCTGGACATCGCCAAGCGGGTGTCGTTGCAGGCCAACGGGTCGGTGAGCATCGACCGTGCCCGGCTGGGCGGTGCCAGCGTGGTGATGCTGCTCGCCGATCCCGAGGCGACGCCCCGGCAGGTCAACCGGTTCGGCCTGGTCGGCCGGATGGCGCGGGACGCCCGGGACCAGAAGGCCACCGGCCGACGCTGGCCCCGCCAGCGCCCCACCGACGGCTGA
- a CDS encoding response regulator transcription factor, with protein MASVLLVEDDHVVRGAMLRSLADRGHAVHAVGTALDALRRVAAETPDLVVLDLGLPDLDGSDALRMLRGITDIPIIIATARDDEQSVVKLLRAGADDYMVKPFTGAHLDARITTVLRRAGRASRTVQPAVHTVGGLRVDVGERSAHLDGEPLALTRKEFDLLAYLAARPGRVVSRRELLEEVWRQPSVGEDQTIDVHLYWLRRKMGESAAKPRYLRTVRGVGFRLVAPD; from the coding sequence GTGGCCTCCGTGCTCCTGGTCGAAGACGATCACGTCGTACGCGGCGCGATGCTGCGGTCCCTCGCCGACCGGGGGCATGCCGTGCACGCCGTGGGCACCGCGCTGGACGCCCTGCGCCGGGTCGCCGCGGAGACGCCCGACCTGGTGGTGCTGGACCTGGGCCTGCCCGACCTGGACGGCTCGGACGCGCTACGGATGCTGCGCGGCATCACCGACATCCCGATCATCATCGCCACCGCGCGTGACGACGAGCAGTCGGTGGTCAAGCTGCTGCGCGCCGGCGCCGACGACTACATGGTCAAGCCGTTCACCGGTGCGCACCTGGACGCGCGGATCACCACCGTGCTGCGCCGGGCCGGTCGGGCCAGCCGGACGGTGCAGCCCGCGGTGCACACCGTCGGCGGCCTGCGGGTGGATGTCGGCGAGCGCAGCGCCCACCTCGACGGGGAGCCGCTGGCGCTGACCCGCAAGGAATTCGACCTGCTGGCGTATCTCGCCGCACGACCCGGGCGGGTAGTGTCCCGCCGGGAGCTCTTGGAGGAGGTATGGCGGCAGCCATCGGTCGGCGAGGATCAGACCATCGACGTTCACCTCTACTGGCTTCGCCGAAAGATGGGCGAGTCCGCGGCGAAGCCGCGCTACCTGCGCACCGTGCGGGGGGTCGGATTCCGGCTGGTGGCACCGGACTGA
- a CDS encoding ADP-ribosylglycohydrolase family protein — translation MSFTLFADARLALARDSLAGLSTGDALGARYFAPGARPEDLAAGVLPPAPWEWTDDTEMACSVLAGLAESGDVDRDRLALAFAERCDPRRGYGAGAMLILRLIRTGTPWPVAAASAFDGQGSCGNGAAMRVGPLGAYFADSTVRAAAQARASAEVTHAHPEGIAGAVAVAVAAALAARARLDGHRPAPERLLAGIAGAVDPGTEVHRSVHRAAGLLGRPLSRVVAALGNGSRVTAQDTVGFTLWVAATHLDDYPAAIRVCVQAGGDVDTTAAIAGAVVAAYTGVGTPGGVPEPWLAAREPLPTWAP, via the coding sequence ATGTCCTTCACCCTGTTCGCCGATGCCCGCCTGGCGCTCGCCCGGGACAGCCTCGCCGGTCTCTCCACCGGCGACGCGCTCGGCGCGCGGTACTTCGCACCCGGCGCACGCCCGGAGGATCTTGCCGCGGGCGTCCTGCCGCCGGCGCCCTGGGAGTGGACCGACGACACCGAGATGGCCTGCTCGGTCCTCGCCGGGCTGGCCGAGTCCGGCGACGTCGACCGGGATCGGCTGGCCCTGGCGTTCGCGGAGCGCTGCGATCCGCGCCGCGGCTACGGCGCGGGCGCGATGCTGATCCTGCGGCTGATCCGCACCGGCACGCCGTGGCCGGTGGCCGCCGCGTCCGCCTTCGACGGCCAGGGCTCCTGCGGCAACGGCGCGGCGATGCGGGTGGGCCCGCTGGGCGCGTACTTCGCCGATTCGACCGTCCGCGCCGCGGCCCAGGCCCGCGCCTCGGCCGAGGTGACCCACGCGCACCCGGAGGGGATCGCCGGTGCGGTCGCGGTGGCGGTCGCCGCCGCGTTGGCCGCCCGGGCCCGCCTCGACGGGCACCGGCCGGCACCGGAGCGGCTGCTCGCCGGGATCGCCGGCGCGGTCGATCCGGGCACCGAGGTGCACCGCAGCGTGCACCGGGCGGCCGGGCTGCTCGGCCGGCCGCTGTCCCGGGTGGTGGCGGCGCTCGGCAACGGCTCCCGGGTGACCGCCCAGGACACCGTCGGCTTCACCCTCTGGGTGGCCGCCACCCACCTGGACGACTACCCGGCGGCGATCCGGGTCTGCGTGCAGGCCGGCGGGGACGTGGACACCACGGCCGCCATCGCCGGCGCGGTGGTGGCGGCGTACACCGGTGTCGGCACGCCCGGCGGCGTGCCCGAGCCGTGGCTGGCCGCCCGCGAGCCGCTGCCCACCTGGGCGCCCTGA
- a CDS encoding DUF1775 domain-containing protein — MASTHGGGRRQRIAAVTALTAAGPLLWPGTAHAADVTTTPTQARQGDAVRLEFTVPEERAGTTTRQIEVRLPADAPVAEVYPMSVTGWAPRISFRTLDRPVTGIHSSGVSTVTTAVTWIRVGQGEPGPARLALSMGPLPQAERLTFEVVQTYADGTMVRWADATGAHRAPVLTLLPAAPGAAGPAGHGGHGAPAAGAATDPDAGGDAAPANRADGSGEESGSADAMLAAGLLAGLGGGAAIGWLVSRWRRRDPAERTALAEVTGGDDDDPAPTDPTPGELAPGESVPAAVATPVRAG; from the coding sequence ATGGCGAGCACGCACGGCGGTGGCCGCCGGCAGCGGATCGCGGCGGTGACCGCGCTGACCGCCGCCGGGCCGCTGCTCTGGCCCGGTACGGCGCACGCGGCGGACGTGACGACCACCCCGACCCAGGCCCGGCAGGGCGACGCGGTGCGGCTGGAGTTCACCGTGCCGGAGGAGCGGGCCGGCACGACGACCCGCCAGATCGAGGTTCGGTTGCCCGCCGACGCGCCGGTGGCCGAGGTGTACCCCATGTCGGTGACCGGTTGGGCGCCCCGGATCAGTTTCCGCACCCTGGACCGGCCGGTGACCGGCATCCACTCCTCCGGGGTGAGCACGGTGACCACCGCGGTGACCTGGATCCGGGTCGGCCAGGGCGAACCGGGCCCCGCCCGGCTGGCGCTGTCCATGGGCCCGCTGCCACAGGCCGAACGGCTCACCTTCGAGGTGGTCCAGACGTACGCCGACGGCACGATGGTCCGCTGGGCGGACGCCACCGGCGCGCACCGGGCCCCGGTGCTCACCCTGCTGCCGGCGGCGCCGGGCGCGGCCGGCCCGGCCGGGCACGGCGGGCACGGCGCCCCGGCGGCCGGGGCGGCGACCGACCCCGACGCCGGTGGCGACGCCGCGCCGGCGAACCGCGCGGACGGCTCCGGCGAGGAGTCCGGCAGCGCCGACGCCATGCTGGCCGCCGGACTGCTGGCCGGGCTTGGCGGTGGCGCGGCGATCGGCTGGCTGGTCAGCCGGTGGCGCCGGCGCGACCCGGCCGAGCGCACGGCGCTGGCCGAGGTGACCGGCGGAGACGACGACGACCCCGCGCCCACCGATCCGACGCCCGGTGAGTTGGCGCCGGGTGAGTCGGTGCCGGCGGCGGTCGCCACCCCGGTCCGCGCCGGCTGA